Proteins encoded in a region of the Homo sapiens chromosome 9, GRCh38.p14 Primary Assembly genome:
- the KIF12 gene encoding kinesin-like protein KIF12 isoform X5: MQRTFAWLLDRVQHLGAPVTLRASYLEIYNEQVRDLLSLGSPRPLPVRWNKTRGFYVEQLRVVEFGSLEALMELLQTGLSRRRNSAHTLNQASSRSHALLTLYISRQTAQQMPSVDPGEPPVGGKLCFVDLAGSEKVAATGSRGELMLEANSINRSLLALGHCISLLLDPQRKQSHIPFRDSKLTKLLADSLGGRGVTLMVACVSPSAQCLPETLSTLRYASRAQRVTTRPQAPKSPVAKQPQRLETEMLQLQEENRRLQFQLDQMDCKASGLSGARVAWAQRNLYGMLQEFMLENERLRKEKSQLQNSRDLAQNEQRILAQQVHALERRLLSACYHHQQGPGLTPPCPCLMAPAPPCHALPPLYSCPCCHICPLCRVPLAHWACLPGEHHLPQPLFWALRSQK, from the exons ATGCAGAGGACCTTCGCCTGGCTGTTGGACCGCGTGCAGCACCTGGGTGCCCCTGTCACCCTTCGCGCCTCTTATCTGGAGATCTACAATGAGCAG gttcgGGACTTGCTGAGCCTGGGGTCTCCCCGGCCCCTCCCTGTTCGCTGGAACAAGACTCGGGGCTTCTATGTGGAGCAGCTGCGGGTGGTGGAATTTGGGAGTCTGGAGGCCCTGATGGAACTTTTGCAAACGG GTCTCAGCCGTCGAAGGAACTCAGCCCACACCCTGAACCAGGCCTCCAGCCGAAGCCATGCCCTGCTCACCCTTTACATCAGCCGTCAAACT GCCCAGCAGATGCCTTCTGTGGACCCTGGGGAGCCCCCTGTTGGTGGGAAGCTGTGCTTTGTGGACCTGGCAGGCAGTGAGAAGGTAGCAGCCACGGGATCCCGTGGGGAGCTGATGCTTGAGGCTAACAGCATCAACCGAAGCCTGCTGGCCCTGG gTCACTGCATCTCCCTGCTGCTGGACCCACAGCGGAAGCAGAGCCACATCCCTTTCCGGGACAGCAAGCTCACCAAGTTGCTGGCAGACTCACTGGGAGGGCGCGGGGTCACCCTCATG GTGGCCTGCGTGTCCCCCTCAGCCCAGTGCCTTCCTGAGACTCTCAGCACCCTGCGATATGCAAGCCGAGCTCAGCGGGTCACCACCCGACCACAGGCCCCCAAG TCTCCTGTGGCAAAGCAGCCCCAGCGTTTGGAGACAGAGATGCTGCAGCTCCAGGAGGAGAACCGTCGCCTGCAGTTCCAGCTGGACCAAATGGACTGCAAGG CCTCAGGGCTCAGTGGAGCCCGGGTGGCCTGGGCCCAGCGGAACCTGTACGGGATGCTACAGGAGTTCATGCTAGAGAATGAGAGGCTCAG GAAAGAAAAGAGCCAGCTGCAGAATAGCCGAGACCTGGCCCAGAATGAGCAGCGCATCCTGGCCCAGCAGGTCCATGCACTAGAGAG GCGTCTCCTCTCTGCCTGCTACCATCACCAGCAGGGTCCTGGCCTGACCCCACCGTGTCCCTGCTTGATGGCCCCAGCTCCCCCTTGCCAT GCACTGCCACCCCTCTACTCCTGCCCCTGCTGCCACATCTGCCCACTGTGTCGAGTGCCCCTGGCCCACTGGGCCTGCCTGCCAGGGGAGCACCACCTGCCCCAG CCTCTCTTCTGGGCTCTGAGGAGTCAGAAATAG